CCCCGGACTCGCATTGCTGTTTGCCTCCGGACTCCTCTTCTCCATCACCATAGTTTTTTACCTGAACTTCAAGCTCTGTATCCATGGGGAGCGGATGATTTTACGCCGCACTTTTGGCGATGCTTATCTTCAGTATGAAAAAGAAGTTAGGGAGGTGTTGCCAATCCCTAAATAATTAAATAATTCGACAATTCGACAATTCGACAATTCGACAATTTGACAATTAGACAATTTGAAAATTTGAAAATGGAGTCCGAATGTGACTATTGGCAAAAATAAATCCGTGAAAATCCGTCTCGAATTCGCGTCATCCGCGTTCCATTATTTGCCATAATGATAATTGACCTTTAATATGGAAACACTCCCCAACAAATCCCTTGCAGGCGTATGTGGTGTATTTTGTAATGCCTGTGCAATATACCAGTACACACAACAAAATAATGAAGCAGCCCTGAACCTTATCGCGCAGCGCATGAATGTCCCGCAGGATGCCATACGCTGCACCGGTTGCCGTACCACCACCAAAACAGCCTACTGCAGCAACTGCCATATGATCCGTTGCGCCTCCGGAAAAGGCCTTGATTTCTGTGGCGAATGCCCCGACTTCCCCTGTAAAGAACTGGAGGATTTCAAATCG
This is a stretch of genomic DNA from Bacteroidales bacterium. It encodes these proteins:
- a CDS encoding DUF3795 domain-containing protein, which produces METLPNKSLAGVCGVFCNACAIYQYTQQNNEAALNLIAQRMNVPQDAIRCTGCRTTTKTAYCSNCHMIRCASGKGLDFCGECPDFPCKELEDFKSKMPHRVEIYESLERIKQAGWETWYTEMMEHFTCPGCHKINGWYDIQCKSCGHDPGSPFADKHREVLSTRKPL